The Methanomethylovorans hollandica DSM 15978 genome includes a region encoding these proteins:
- a CDS encoding flippase has product MKHSLRHGTIFLIAAQISFVLSGYATHIGLGRLLGPEDYGLYAVVISLMTMVNLILSTGIPQAVSKYVAQGDGNELHVKRTAQNMQLTFSLIMFIAYYSFADQLATMLNDPGMAPYLKLSSFIVPAYALQALYIGYFNGLKEYGKQSLMLILYSVFKVLFILGFALTSYALYGAISGFILSSVAIMFLSLHLVHSADDRLQASSNGHSMVSARTILNFATPIVFYSAATNLILNFDLFFVKAYLTDMDAGIYSAVSTISKVPFFIIAGIYGALFPAISSMSVHNDRSQMIRQIIKSVKYSMFVLVPSTSFIVLFSEQVLSFLFSDQYSAGSTALGVLTIGMGFFGLFSLFTTVINGIGKPRISMLISLFVLVLDIFLNRSLIPSYGVDGAAMATCTACLLGLVVSSLYVYRQYAH; this is encoded by the coding sequence ATGAAACATAGTTTAAGACACGGAACTATCTTTTTAATAGCAGCTCAGATCTCTTTTGTCCTTTCGGGCTATGCAACACATATTGGATTAGGCAGACTCTTAGGTCCAGAGGATTATGGCCTATATGCAGTTGTCATTTCACTTATGACAATGGTCAATCTTATCCTTTCAACGGGTATACCACAGGCCGTTTCTAAATACGTGGCTCAAGGTGATGGTAATGAATTACATGTTAAGCGCACTGCACAAAATATGCAATTGACGTTCAGTCTGATCATGTTCATTGCCTATTATTCCTTTGCCGACCAGCTCGCGACCATGTTGAACGATCCGGGCATGGCTCCCTATCTGAAGCTCTCTTCTTTCATTGTTCCAGCTTATGCATTACAAGCCCTGTATATTGGTTATTTCAACGGGTTAAAGGAATATGGCAAACAATCATTAATGTTAATCCTATATTCAGTTTTTAAGGTACTGTTCATACTAGGTTTTGCATTAACTTCCTATGCACTTTATGGTGCAATAAGCGGTTTTATACTATCATCAGTGGCCATTATGTTTCTTTCTCTCCATCTTGTCCATTCTGCTGATGATCGGCTACAGGCATCGAGCAATGGGCACAGTATGGTCTCTGCACGGACCATACTGAATTTTGCAACTCCCATTGTGTTCTATTCAGCAGCTACTAACCTGATTCTGAACTTTGATCTTTTCTTTGTCAAGGCCTATCTGACAGACATGGATGCAGGTATCTATTCTGCAGTATCTACCATCTCAAAAGTGCCTTTTTTCATCATTGCAGGCATATATGGAGCTCTGTTCCCCGCGATCTCAAGCATGTCAGTACACAATGACAGATCCCAAATGATCCGGCAGATCATAAAATCAGTGAAGTATTCCATGTTCGTACTTGTTCCTTCTACTTCTTTTATAGTCCTTTTTTCGGAACAGGTGTTAAGTTTCCTGTTTTCGGACCAGTATTCAGCAGGTTCTACTGCATTGGGAGTACTTACCATAGGCATGGGTTTCTTTGGTTTGTTCTCTCTGTTCACTACTGTGATCAATGGCATTGGAAAACCACGTATTTCAATGCTCATCAGTTTGTTTGTACTTGTACTTGATATATTTCTCAACCGATCGCTTATTCCTTCATACGGCGTGGATGGTGCGGCCATGGCCACATGTACAGCTTGCTTGCTAGGGCTTGTTGTATCGTCCTTATACGTTTACAGACAATATGCTCATTAA
- a CDS encoding glycosyltransferase family 2 protein yields MKLIVMIPAYNEEKTIEKVIREIPRQIKGIDKVEVLVINDGSTDSTVKVALEAGADHIVSQKENLGLALAFRKGLEACLERGADIIVNTDADFQYNQSQIPDLIAPILQDKADIVLGSRFRGHIEYMSPQKKIGNILATRVTRMASGYPVTDAQTGFRAFTRDAALRMNILADYTYVQETIMQAVNHNLTLVEIPIEFRKREGNSRLMSGVFHYAQRATAVILRTYRDYEPMKVFASIGFMFLFIAVLSGATAMVQYFTTGAVVPNISYAILTTMLCLTGLQILVFGLIADTLKYQRIREEEILYRLKKIEME; encoded by the coding sequence ATGAAGCTTATTGTCATGATCCCAGCCTACAATGAAGAAAAAACAATTGAAAAAGTTATCAGAGAGATACCCCGGCAAATAAAGGGAATAGATAAAGTAGAAGTTCTTGTGATCAATGATGGCTCTACAGATTCCACTGTAAAAGTCGCTCTGGAAGCTGGTGCTGATCATATTGTCTCACAAAAGGAAAACCTTGGGCTTGCATTAGCTTTCCGTAAAGGGCTTGAAGCTTGTCTGGAAAGGGGAGCAGACATCATTGTGAATACCGATGCTGATTTTCAATATAACCAAAGTCAAATCCCTGATCTGATCGCTCCTATTCTCCAGGATAAAGCTGATATCGTATTAGGTTCCCGATTCAGGGGGCACATTGAATACATGTCTCCTCAAAAAAAGATCGGTAATATCCTGGCCACACGTGTGACACGCATGGCCTCAGGTTATCCTGTGACAGATGCACAAACAGGTTTCAGAGCTTTCACAAGGGATGCTGCACTAAGAATGAATATCCTTGCTGACTATACCTATGTACAGGAAACCATTATGCAGGCTGTGAACCACAATCTTACTCTGGTAGAGATCCCTATCGAGTTCAGAAAACGAGAAGGTAACTCCAGACTTATGTCGGGTGTGTTCCATTATGCACAGCGTGCAACTGCTGTAATACTACGCACATATCGTGATTATGAGCCCATGAAAGTCTTTGCATCTATAGGGTTCATGTTCCTTTTCATCGCAGTGTTATCAGGCGCAACGGCAATGGTCCAATATTTTACTACAGGGGCTGTAGTCCCAAACATCTCCTACGCCATACTTACAACGATGTTATGTCTTACCGGTTTACAGATACTCGTATTCGGTCTGATCGCTGACACGCTGAAGTATCAGCGGATAAGGGAGGAGGAAATACTGTACCGTTTAAAGAAAATAGAAATGGAATAA
- a CDS encoding type II/IV secretion system ATPase subunit, translating to MKNKLLISLTGSTEIRSDNILQQTLRFLHIPEKDQILSEINKLIASMAYPKKEIKDKECVYKIKKTRNKNSIIIECGDCKGNSTLNEPICRSNIFKILIKETVTEKLVISNLYDREYDGTILQKIYSLARLEDHLLSYKNMETVFYDCTYDPRDTCIKNRKEAMEQIIDSARESPFRAYMNAERKMDQLKYETEKLIHPECNKCIENFHETLKDIIINIQPLLKSFLCEADGSFDHEKNLQPYVRPLFSTSRIYTEPPLSTIFIECYDVQREDGRKLPISIYEFTDKPEKLYVVNPAEYNMQPEELLLIENVRARMIRHRPEDMNFADPTLSREYFRRLCKRLLHEEARDKKVVLSPTQLDMYSDLLAKYTTGLGILEDVLSDERITDIYVNAPADKNPVHVVRNGEECTTNIFLSQEEMDSMVSRFRTISGRPFGEATPVLEMALKEYGVRVSVIGDPLSAKGMAYAFRKHAKAPWTLPKLINTGAITPLTAGLLSFMMDGHASVLIAGGVGAGKTSLLCAMLMEMPQKYRILTIEDTPEIPLEELQKLGWKAQGLNAQSSIVRSSIEIDPATALRASLRLGSSSLVIGEVRGPEVSMLYEAMQIGTAGNSVIGTIHGASTNAVYERIVHTLGVPPASFRATDAVIVCSNTRIAGSMATKRKVIQIAEVNEVWDPDNTYSVFSEILTFDASVNSLVPTDLLDRGQSALIRKIARKWGISVDEASKNIRIRASMKLKMAEYGRTDPAFLEAEMVSVANNMFWMFMEKEKEFSGKPDVQRVYDKWCTWLKQIVDTRIEEKPVTTADKILCSV from the coding sequence ATGAAAAACAAATTGCTTATTTCACTTACAGGTAGTACTGAGATCAGATCGGATAACATATTACAACAAACATTAAGATTTCTCCACATCCCGGAAAAAGACCAGATATTATCAGAGATCAATAAACTAATTGCTTCTATGGCCTATCCGAAAAAGGAAATAAAAGATAAGGAATGCGTGTACAAGATAAAAAAAACGAGAAATAAAAACTCCATTATTATAGAATGTGGTGATTGCAAAGGAAACTCTACATTAAATGAGCCCATATGCAGGTCTAACATATTTAAGATCTTGATTAAAGAAACAGTAACCGAAAAACTTGTAATATCAAATCTTTATGACAGGGAATATGACGGAACTATCCTGCAAAAAATATACTCACTTGCCCGTCTGGAAGATCATTTACTATCATATAAGAACATGGAAACAGTTTTCTATGATTGTACATATGACCCCAGAGATACCTGCATAAAGAACAGAAAAGAAGCGATGGAGCAGATCATCGATTCAGCAAGGGAATCTCCATTTAGAGCATACATGAATGCTGAAAGAAAGATGGATCAACTAAAATATGAAACTGAAAAGTTAATTCATCCTGAATGCAATAAGTGCATCGAGAATTTCCATGAAACATTAAAGGATATAATAATAAACATCCAGCCTTTACTGAAGAGTTTTCTGTGCGAGGCAGATGGGAGTTTTGATCACGAGAAAAATCTTCAGCCATATGTAAGGCCTTTGTTCTCTACATCCCGGATCTATACTGAACCACCACTGAGTACTATTTTTATTGAATGTTATGATGTACAGAGAGAAGATGGAAGAAAATTGCCCATATCTATTTATGAGTTTACTGATAAACCCGAAAAACTGTATGTAGTAAACCCGGCTGAATACAACATGCAGCCTGAAGAACTTTTGCTCATTGAGAACGTACGTGCTCGTATGATCAGACATCGGCCGGAAGATATGAATTTTGCAGATCCTACCCTTTCAAGAGAATATTTCCGAAGGCTTTGCAAAAGATTACTGCATGAAGAGGCAAGAGATAAAAAGGTAGTTTTATCACCTACTCAGCTTGATATGTATTCTGATCTGCTGGCAAAATACACAACCGGGCTTGGCATTCTAGAAGATGTGTTATCTGATGAAAGGATTACAGATATTTATGTCAATGCGCCTGCGGATAAGAATCCTGTGCATGTGGTGAGGAATGGTGAAGAATGCACTACTAACATTTTTCTGTCTCAGGAAGAAATGGATTCCATGGTATCCAGGTTCAGGACGATAAGTGGGAGACCTTTTGGAGAAGCAACACCTGTTCTGGAAATGGCACTTAAAGAATACGGAGTACGTGTTTCGGTCATAGGTGATCCATTAAGTGCAAAAGGAATGGCCTATGCATTTCGAAAACACGCAAAAGCTCCCTGGACACTACCCAAACTCATCAATACCGGTGCTATCACACCCCTTACAGCTGGTCTGCTTAGTTTCATGATGGATGGGCATGCATCAGTACTCATAGCCGGGGGAGTAGGAGCAGGTAAAACGTCTCTTTTATGTGCCATGCTTATGGAAATGCCCCAGAAATACAGGATACTGACCATAGAAGACACACCCGAAATCCCTCTTGAAGAATTACAAAAGCTGGGATGGAAAGCACAGGGACTCAATGCTCAGTCCTCCATAGTAAGATCCAGTATTGAGATAGACCCTGCCACAGCCCTGCGTGCATCTCTGCGGCTTGGCAGTTCATCTCTGGTAATAGGTGAAGTGAGGGGGCCTGAAGTTTCAATGTTATATGAAGCAATGCAGATAGGCACTGCAGGAAATTCTGTGATAGGAACCATTCATGGTGCTTCCACAAATGCGGTCTATGAAAGGATAGTACACACCCTGGGAGTACCACCCGCATCTTTCAGAGCCACTGACGCCGTAATAGTGTGTTCCAATACCCGTATAGCCGGCAGTATGGCTACAAAACGTAAAGTGATACAGATAGCTGAAGTGAATGAAGTATGGGATCCTGATAACACATACAGCGTTTTCTCGGAAATTCTCACTTTCGATGCCTCGGTTAATTCACTGGTACCAACAGACCTGCTTGACAGGGGGCAGTCCGCATTGATCAGAAAAATTGCAAGGAAATGGGGAATATCCGTGGACGAAGCTTCAAAGAACATTCGTATCCGGGCAAGTATGAAACTTAAAATGGCAGAGTATGGTAGAACAGATCCGGCATTCCTAGAAGCTGAAATGGTATCTGTCGCGAATAACATGTTCTGGATGTTCATGGAAAAGGAAAAAGAATTTTCCGGAAAACCAGACGTACAGCGCGTATATGACAAATGGTGTACGTGGCTTAAGCAGATAGTGGATACCAGGATTGAAGAGAAGCCTGTTACAACTGCAGACAAAATACTATGTTCTGTATAA
- a CDS encoding ATP-binding protein codes for MLSKGYIVVSGCKKCGRCRTVCPNSALKRTVDDRPKIDHDLCDRCMLCVRCCPNKALIYME; via the coding sequence GTGTTGAGTAAAGGGTATATAGTTGTTTCTGGCTGTAAAAAATGCGGTAGGTGCAGAACAGTTTGTCCGAACTCTGCTCTTAAAAGAACAGTTGATGACAGGCCAAAGATCGATCATGATCTGTGTGACCGATGCATGCTTTGTGTACGTTGTTGTCCTAACAAGGCTCTGATCTATATGGAATAA
- a CDS encoding radical SAM protein, with protein MLKISEGEAGSYYTYLSTGCKLCQEGAKMVLFITGICGKNCFYCPISNERKADITFANERLINSDKDILEEAWQMGALGTGITGGEPLLKPEKVLRYIKLLKEEFGKSHHIHLYTALPVDGNLLKKLAFAGLDEMRFHPPVEIWNSNMENYASSIKKAMETGMETGMEIPAIKGANEVSRMANELGCFLNLNELEFSDTNSEQMKVRNYSFQDEISNAVAGSYNIGMEILKTTEKGHLCTSRYKDAVQLRRRLLRIAERSAREFDEITEDGTLIYGVITCNCEKKSAKEMGELLLSSGVPEELFLVEKEEIHIAAWILEDIIMKISSYVKEMYIIERYPFPGGMVVEKIPL; from the coding sequence ATGCTGAAAATATCTGAGGGAGAAGCTGGTTCATATTACACATATCTTTCCACTGGCTGTAAATTATGCCAGGAAGGAGCAAAAATGGTGCTTTTTATAACCGGCATTTGTGGAAAGAACTGTTTCTATTGCCCTATTTCTAATGAAAGAAAAGCAGATATCACTTTTGCAAATGAAAGACTTATTAATTCAGATAAAGATATACTGGAAGAGGCATGGCAGATGGGAGCACTCGGCACTGGAATAACGGGTGGGGAACCTTTGCTCAAACCTGAAAAAGTGCTCAGATATATTAAGCTGCTTAAAGAAGAGTTTGGAAAATCGCATCACATCCATTTATATACTGCATTGCCTGTTGATGGGAATCTACTGAAAAAACTCGCATTTGCCGGACTTGATGAAATGAGGTTTCATCCACCTGTAGAGATATGGAACAGTAACATGGAGAATTATGCAAGTTCTATTAAAAAAGCGATGGAAACAGGAATGGAAACAGGAATGGAGATCCCGGCAATAAAGGGGGCAAATGAAGTGTCCAGAATGGCAAACGAACTGGGCTGCTTCCTCAACCTGAACGAACTGGAATTCTCAGATACGAACTCTGAGCAGATGAAAGTAAGAAACTATAGTTTCCAGGATGAGATATCAAATGCTGTGGCGGGTTCGTACAATATAGGGATGGAAATTTTAAAGACCACCGAAAAGGGGCACTTGTGCACCTCAAGATACAAAGATGCAGTCCAGTTGCGAAGAAGGTTACTGCGCATAGCTGAAAGATCTGCCAGGGAATTTGATGAGATCACAGAAGATGGAACGCTTATCTATGGAGTGATAACCTGCAACTGTGAGAAAAAATCTGCAAAGGAGATGGGAGAGTTGTTGTTATCATCAGGTGTGCCTGAAGAATTGTTCCTGGTAGAAAAAGAAGAGATACATATAGCTGCCTGGATACTTGAAGACATAATTATGAAAATATCATCATATGTAAAAGAAATGTATATCATTGAAAGATATCCATTTCCAGGCGGGATGGTAGTAGAAAAGATCCCACTCTGA
- a CDS encoding DUF2551 domain-containing protein: MFVLETIEDRVRERLIKYLSRDDTGIRKVVLQLFLEGDKFTTGDVYGYLNKTDFNVSYRGVSAMVGLMNTRLGILSIDVTGDHNIYLLKEDYRDVVRSVLENY; the protein is encoded by the coding sequence GTGTTTGTACTGGAAACGATAGAGGACCGCGTGAGGGAGAGGCTCATAAAATATCTCAGCAGAGATGATACCGGCATTCGTAAAGTGGTATTGCAGCTTTTTCTTGAAGGGGACAAGTTCACGACAGGTGACGTGTACGGGTACCTGAATAAAACTGATTTCAATGTAAGCTACAGAGGAGTTTCTGCCATGGTCGGTTTAATGAACACAAGACTTGGAATTCTCAGCATTGACGTGACTGGAGACCATAACATATATCTTCTTAAAGAGGATTACAGGGATGTGGTTCGTTCAGTACTTGAAAATTACTAA
- the uppS gene encoding polyprenyl diphosphate synthase, giving the protein MLKYISGIAYRTYELLLSKEVIHSNVPEHIAIIMDGNRRYANRAGKLINYGHAKGASVTEKVIEWSHEIGVKQLTVYAFSTENFNRSADEKEKLFELIGLKFDELCRDERTHKRKMHIRAIGDLQKLPSGLQESIKEAEKCTAGYDRFYLNVAIAYGGRQDIVQAVRKIAEKVDKGQIDPEDITESTISNHLYPVAGNAVPNVDLIIRTGGDERVSNFLPWQTAGNECATYFCAPFWPEFRKIDLLRSIRIYQERLQEKKRVMIRRNAILLKASEKKNTEIVHSCPANNVRGI; this is encoded by the coding sequence ATACTCAAATACATAAGTGGGATTGCCTATCGCACATATGAGCTTCTTCTTTCAAAGGAAGTTATACATTCAAATGTGCCCGAACATATTGCAATAATCATGGACGGGAACCGCAGATATGCTAATAGGGCTGGAAAATTGATCAATTACGGACATGCGAAAGGTGCCAGTGTAACTGAAAAGGTTATCGAATGGTCCCATGAAATAGGCGTCAAACAACTTACCGTATATGCATTTTCTACAGAGAACTTTAACAGATCTGCTGATGAAAAAGAGAAACTGTTTGAACTTATTGGCCTTAAATTCGATGAGCTTTGCCGGGATGAACGTACCCACAAAAGAAAAATGCACATCAGAGCCATAGGTGATCTCCAGAAACTACCTTCTGGTTTGCAGGAATCGATCAAAGAAGCCGAGAAGTGCACTGCAGGATATGATAGATTTTATCTCAATGTGGCTATTGCCTATGGCGGCAGACAAGACATAGTCCAGGCAGTGCGTAAAATTGCAGAAAAGGTTGATAAAGGACAGATCGACCCGGAAGATATCACAGAGAGTACTATTTCCAATCATCTTTATCCTGTTGCAGGGAATGCAGTCCCCAATGTTGATCTTATAATCCGTACCGGAGGAGACGAGCGTGTGTCCAATTTCCTTCCCTGGCAGACAGCCGGCAATGAATGTGCTACATATTTTTGTGCACCCTTTTGGCCGGAGTTCAGAAAGATAGATCTCCTGCGCTCAATAAGGATATACCAGGAACGTTTACAGGAAAAGAAGCGTGTAATGATAAGGCGCAATGCAATTCTTCTAAAGGCTTCAGAGAAGAAGAATACTGAAATAGTACATAGCTGTCCTGCAAACAACGTGCGCGGTATTTGA
- a CDS encoding DNA-directed RNA polymerase subunit D: MTMEVDILELSDRSAKFVLSNTSAAFANGIRRASLADVPTIAITEVNIYNNTSVLYDEQLGLRMALIPLTSNMEDFVPKEECSCGDFCPACQVSLTLSAEGPKIVYSQDLVSSDDKVQPADPNIPIADLREGQKIVLEAIAHMGYGNKHSRWQAGVACGYKNMPKVEFSGCDLCGACVTECPVDIIKMGTESAEISQEDMLKCTLCRLCEGVCDIDAIDVKTDEHSFIFTMESDGSYNTKELILNAGNVIKNKAASLAEILSAL, translated from the coding sequence ATGACGATGGAAGTAGACATACTGGAGCTTTCCGATAGGTCTGCAAAGTTTGTATTGTCTAACACCAGTGCTGCATTTGCAAACGGCATTCGTAGGGCTTCTCTGGCAGATGTTCCTACGATAGCTATTACCGAGGTTAACATCTATAATAATACCTCGGTCCTGTATGATGAGCAGCTTGGCTTGCGTATGGCACTGATCCCGCTGACTTCAAATATGGAGGATTTTGTTCCAAAAGAAGAATGTAGCTGTGGTGATTTTTGTCCGGCATGCCAAGTTTCCCTTACTCTCAGTGCAGAGGGTCCAAAAATAGTCTATTCCCAGGACCTTGTGTCTTCTGATGACAAGGTACAGCCTGCTGATCCAAACATTCCGATAGCAGATCTCCGGGAAGGACAGAAGATCGTGCTTGAAGCCATAGCTCACATGGGTTATGGTAATAAGCATTCCCGATGGCAGGCAGGTGTAGCATGCGGTTACAAGAACATGCCAAAGGTCGAGTTCAGTGGTTGTGATCTATGTGGTGCATGTGTAACTGAGTGTCCTGTTGATATAATCAAGATGGGCACTGAGAGTGCTGAGATATCTCAAGAGGATATGCTTAAATGCACTCTTTGCAGGCTATGTGAAGGAGTTTGTGATATTGATGCCATAGACGTCAAAACGGATGAACATTCTTTCATCTTCACGATGGAATCTGATGGCTCTTATAACACAAAGGAACTGATCTTAAATGCAGGAAATGTCATCAAGAACAAGGCCGCAAGTCTGGCTGAGATCTTGTCGGCACTCTAA
- a CDS encoding 30S ribosomal protein S11, translating to MANGTWGVAHIKSSFNNTIITITDMTGAETIAKSSGGMVVKAARDESSPYTAMQMASQLADTLKDKNIEGVHIKVRAPGGNKQRSPGPGAQAAIRAFARAGIKIGRIEDVTPVPHDGTRPKGGRRV from the coding sequence ATGGCAAATGGAACATGGGGTGTTGCTCATATCAAGAGCTCATTCAATAATACTATCATCACTATTACTGATATGACTGGTGCCGAAACAATTGCAAAATCTTCAGGTGGAATGGTTGTAAAGGCAGCACGCGATGAAAGTTCTCCTTACACTGCAATGCAGATGGCAAGCCAGTTAGCTGATACACTCAAAGATAAGAATATTGAAGGCGTGCACATAAAAGTGCGTGCTCCTGGCGGAAACAAGCAGAGAAGTCCGGGCCCCGGTGCTCAAGCTGCTATCAGGGCATTTGCCAGAGCAGGCATTAAAATTGGAAGAATTGAAGATGTAACGCCTGTACCGCACGACGGCACTCGTCCAAAAGGCGGCAGACGTGTCTGA
- a CDS encoding 30S ribosomal protein S4, producing the protein MGYPGKKRKSYDTPKHPWQAARMAEEVELIKTYGLRNKKELWKAQSDLRRFRADARRLLAESGETEQMTGHFKLEAEQILGRLTSYSMLKSDSNIDDILGLQTSALLERRLQTQVHRLGLARTPKQARQFITHGHIAISGQKVTVPGMLVTKEQEMLIDYYGNSPLLDETHPERPAQVAKSIAGHD; encoded by the coding sequence ATGGGATATCCAGGAAAGAAAAGAAAAAGTTACGATACGCCTAAGCATCCATGGCAGGCTGCCAGGATGGCTGAAGAGGTCGAGCTGATAAAGACCTATGGTCTGCGTAACAAAAAGGAATTATGGAAAGCACAGAGTGATCTCAGACGATTCAGGGCAGATGCCCGCAGGCTCCTGGCAGAGTCAGGAGAAACTGAACAGATGACTGGTCATTTTAAGCTTGAAGCTGAACAGATCCTCGGAAGGCTTACCAGCTATTCTATGTTAAAATCTGATTCAAATATCGATGATATTCTTGGACTGCAAACCAGTGCTCTTCTAGAGCGCAGATTGCAAACTCAGGTCCACAGGCTAGGGCTTGCTCGCACTCCAAAGCAGGCACGACAGTTCATCACTCATGGTCACATTGCTATCAGCGGTCAGAAAGTTACAGTACCTGGAATGCTTGTCACTAAGGAACAGGAAATGCTTATCGATTACTATGGCAATTCTCCTCTGCTTGATGAAACCCACCCGGAAAGACCTGCCCAGGTAGCTAAATCCATAGCAGGGCATGATTAA
- a CDS encoding 30S ribosomal protein S13 — MADEEIRHLVRIMNTDLKGGMPVEYALTGIPGIGRRTSRILVESTGIDPLAIIGYLQDEDIAKLDQAISGFEQSMPIWMLNRQRDLVTGEDKHLLGQDILLTLREDLNTLKKIRCYRGIRHERGLKVRGQRTKSTGRRGSTIGVSKKK; from the coding sequence ATGGCAGATGAAGAAATAAGACATCTTGTCCGTATCATGAATACTGACCTCAAAGGCGGAATGCCTGTTGAGTATGCTCTGACCGGTATTCCTGGTATTGGAAGAAGGACCTCAAGGATCCTTGTGGAAAGTACTGGTATAGACCCATTAGCAATAATAGGTTACCTGCAAGATGAAGATATTGCAAAGCTTGATCAGGCTATTAGTGGTTTTGAGCAATCTATGCCTATATGGATGCTCAATAGGCAGAGGGACCTGGTGACTGGTGAGGACAAGCATCTTCTTGGACAGGATATCCTGCTTACATTGAGGGAAGACCTGAACACTCTTAAAAAGATCAGATGTTATCGTGGTATTAGACACGAACGTGGTCTTAAAGTTAGAGGGCAGAGGACAAAATCCACCGGCAGGCGTGGTAGCACCATTGGTGTGAGCAAGAAAAAGTAA
- the nudC gene encoding NAD(+) diphosphatase yields the protein MCQEMPFANDELDFTYPLPSYFEHYPSCYIYVYNGKVVANSADLSDSPKILHDCSQEMRTKKVVQYAGALGEKLCYAIGLESEDRVPDGMQLLFLRDLIGQIDEKILAVAGRAVQLIEFDLTSRICGRCGTLTETLEDRGKKCPRCDLLIYPRISPAIIVLVMKEDEVLLARSSHFRPDMYSIIAGFVEPGETLEHAVKREVMEEVGLKVKNIRYFASQPWPFPNSLMIGFIADYEEGEIKVDGVEIIDAGWFRRDELPNVPGKVSISGHLIDWFASMKEK from the coding sequence ATGTGCCAAGAAATGCCTTTTGCGAACGATGAGCTGGATTTTACATATCCTTTACCTTCATACTTTGAACACTACCCTTCCTGTTACATATATGTATATAATGGAAAAGTAGTTGCAAACTCCGCCGATCTATCGGATTCTCCAAAGATCCTGCATGACTGCAGTCAAGAGATGAGAACAAAAAAGGTCGTACAATATGCAGGAGCACTTGGAGAGAAACTATGTTATGCCATAGGACTTGAATCAGAAGATAGAGTCCCTGATGGAATGCAATTATTGTTCTTAAGAGACCTTATAGGACAAATCGATGAAAAAATACTAGCTGTTGCCGGAAGAGCAGTTCAGCTCATAGAATTTGACCTTACCAGCAGAATTTGTGGAAGATGTGGTACGCTTACCGAAACTCTTGAAGATAGAGGTAAAAAGTGTCCCAGATGTGACCTTCTCATATATCCCCGCATATCCCCTGCAATAATCGTACTTGTTATGAAAGAGGATGAAGTGCTTCTTGCCCGCTCATCCCATTTCAGGCCTGATATGTACAGTATCATTGCAGGCTTTGTAGAACCTGGAGAAACGCTTGAGCATGCTGTAAAAAGAGAAGTTATGGAAGAAGTCGGATTAAAGGTAAAAAACATAAGGTACTTCGCAAGCCAACCCTGGCCATTCCCCAATTCTCTGATGATTGGCTTTATTGCAGACTATGAAGAAGGGGAAATAAAAGTTGATGGTGTGGAAATAATTGATGCTGGATGGTTCAGGAGAGATGAACTGCCCAATGTCCCAGGAAAGGTCAGTATATCGGGACATCTGATAGATTGGTTTGCGAGTATGAAAGAAAAATAG